A genomic segment from Bacillus cereus G9842 encodes:
- the tig gene encoding trigger factor: protein MSTKWEKLEGNVGVLTIEVDAKEVNNSIDAAFKKVVKTINVPGFRKGKMPRPLFEQRFGIESLYQDALDIILPKAYGEAIEEAGIFPVDHPEIDIEKFEKNANLIFTAKVTVKPEVKLGEYKGLAVEKVETTVTDEDVENELKSLQERQAELVVKEEGTVENGDTAVIDFEGFVDGEAFEGGKGENYSLAIGSGTFIPGFEEQVIGLKSGESKDVEVSFPEEYHAAELAGKPATFKVTIHEIKTKELPELNDEFAKEADEAVATLDELKAKLRTNLEEGKKHEAEHKVRDEVVELAAANAEIEIPEAMINTELDRMVREFEQRLSQQGMNLELYYQFTGTDADKLKEQMKEDAQKRVRINLVLEAIIEAENIEVTEEEVTAEVEKMAEMYGMPVDAIKQALGSVDALAEDLKVRKAVDFLVENAA from the coding sequence ATGTCTACAAAATGGGAAAAATTAGAAGGTAACGTTGGCGTTTTAACAATCGAAGTTGATGCTAAAGAAGTAAACAACTCTATCGACGCTGCGTTCAAAAAAGTAGTAAAAACAATTAACGTACCAGGTTTCCGTAAAGGAAAAATGCCTCGTCCATTATTCGAACAACGCTTTGGTATTGAATCTTTATACCAAGATGCTTTAGATATCATTTTACCAAAAGCATACGGTGAAGCGATTGAAGAAGCTGGTATCTTCCCAGTTGATCATCCTGAAATCGACATCGAGAAGTTCGAAAAAAATGCTAACCTTATCTTCACTGCAAAAGTTACAGTGAAACCTGAAGTTAAATTAGGTGAGTACAAAGGTTTAGCAGTAGAAAAAGTTGAAACAACTGTAACTGACGAAGATGTAGAGAACGAATTAAAATCTTTACAAGAGCGTCAAGCTGAACTAGTTGTTAAAGAAGAAGGAACTGTTGAAAACGGTGATACAGCTGTAATCGACTTCGAAGGTTTCGTTGATGGCGAAGCATTTGAAGGCGGAAAAGGCGAAAACTACTCTCTAGCAATCGGTTCTGGTACATTCATCCCAGGTTTCGAAGAGCAAGTAATCGGTCTTAAATCTGGTGAGTCTAAAGACGTTGAAGTATCATTCCCAGAAGAGTACCATGCTGCTGAATTAGCTGGCAAACCAGCAACATTCAAAGTAACAATTCACGAAATCAAAACAAAAGAACTTCCTGAGTTAAACGACGAGTTCGCTAAAGAAGCAGACGAAGCGGTTGCAACTCTTGATGAATTAAAAGCAAAACTTCGCACAAACTTAGAAGAAGGCAAAAAGCACGAAGCTGAGCACAAAGTACGTGACGAAGTAGTAGAATTAGCTGCTGCTAACGCTGAAATCGAAATTCCAGAAGCTATGATCAACACTGAGTTAGATCGTATGGTTCGTGAATTCGAGCAACGTTTAAGCCAACAAGGTATGAACCTTGAGCTTTACTACCAATTCACAGGTACTGACGCTGACAAATTAAAAGAGCAAATGAAAGAAGATGCACAAAAACGTGTAAGAATCAATCTTGTTCTTGAAGCTATCATTGAAGCTGAAAACATCGAAGTTACTGAAGAAGAAGTAACTGCAGAAGTTGAAAAAATGGCTGA
- a CDS encoding XTP/dITP diphosphatase: MKQVVVATKNMGKVREFAELFERFDLEVKSLHDFPHIEEVEETGETFEENAILKADSLSRQLNSIVIADDSGLIVDALNGKPGVYSARFAGEPKNDQANIDKVLQELNGIDFEKRKARFYCALAVAFPEGDKKPVIVNGTCEGFILEQRRGENGFGYDPIFYVEEYKKAMAELSSDEKNAISHRGRALRKLEEKIPEWFLGE; encoded by the coding sequence ATGAAACAAGTTGTTGTAGCGACAAAAAATATGGGTAAAGTACGTGAGTTTGCTGAGTTATTTGAGCGATTTGATTTAGAAGTAAAATCATTACACGATTTTCCTCATATTGAAGAAGTTGAAGAAACAGGTGAAACATTTGAAGAAAATGCGATCTTAAAAGCGGATAGTTTGAGTAGACAGCTGAATTCGATCGTAATTGCGGATGATTCGGGTCTTATTGTAGATGCTTTAAACGGAAAACCAGGAGTGTATTCAGCGCGTTTTGCTGGTGAACCGAAAAATGATCAAGCAAATATCGATAAAGTGTTACAAGAATTAAATGGCATTGACTTTGAAAAGCGTAAAGCACGTTTCTATTGTGCATTAGCAGTTGCTTTCCCTGAAGGTGATAAAAAGCCTGTCATTGTAAATGGGACATGTGAAGGATTTATTTTAGAACAACGCCGCGGAGAAAATGGTTTTGGATACGATCCGATCTTTTATGTGGAAGAATACAAAAAAGCAATGGCGGAATTAAGTTCAGATGAGAAAAATGCTATTAGCCACCGTGGTCGTGCTCTTCGTAAGTTAGAAGAAAAAATCCCGGAATGGTTTTTAGGAGAATAA
- the rph gene encoding ribonuclease PH, producing MRVDGREKTELRHIHIHTNYLKHPEGSVLIEVGDTKVICSATIEERVPPFMRGEGKGWVTAEYAMIPRATEQRTIRESSKGKVTGRTMEIQRLIGRALRAVVDLEALGERTVWIDCDVIQADGGTRTASITGAYVAMVLAFEKLLQAEKVSKIPVKDYLAATSVGIVEEQGVVLDLNYAEDSKADVDMNVIMTGKGQFVEVQGTGEEATFSRAQLNELLDAAEKGIFQLIDMQKEALGDIVSHIE from the coding sequence ATGCGAGTAGATGGTAGAGAGAAAACAGAATTACGCCATATACATATTCATACGAATTATTTAAAACATCCAGAGGGATCTGTATTAATTGAAGTTGGGGATACAAAGGTGATTTGCTCAGCGACAATTGAAGAGCGTGTACCACCGTTTATGCGTGGAGAAGGAAAGGGCTGGGTAACAGCTGAATACGCGATGATTCCGCGTGCAACAGAACAACGTACAATTAGAGAGTCAAGCAAAGGGAAAGTAACAGGACGTACAATGGAAATTCAGCGTCTAATTGGACGAGCATTACGTGCGGTAGTTGATTTAGAAGCGCTTGGCGAGAGAACAGTTTGGATTGACTGTGATGTTATCCAAGCAGATGGTGGAACGAGAACAGCGTCTATTACAGGTGCATATGTAGCGATGGTACTAGCTTTTGAGAAGTTATTACAAGCAGAAAAAGTATCTAAAATTCCAGTAAAAGATTATTTAGCAGCAACGTCAGTAGGGATTGTTGAAGAGCAAGGTGTTGTTTTAGATTTAAACTATGCAGAAGATTCTAAAGCAGACGTTGATATGAACGTGATTATGACTGGAAAAGGCCAATTTGTTGAAGTGCAAGGAACTGGAGAAGAAGCGACGTTTAGTAGAGCGCAGTTAAATGAACTACTTGATGCTGCGGAAAAAGGCATTTTCCAACTGATTGATATGCAAAAAGAAGCTTTAGGCGACATCGTATCTCATATAGAGTAG
- the gerM gene encoding spore germination protein GerM produces MPKSTFKWVVGATVSAVLLTGCGFINQEKATEQIDPPKQVTYTEGGKKEVAKKDKQGQMVNRELYLVDKNGYVVPQTLAIPTPKANETVKQTLEYLVKDGPVTNLLPNGFRAVIPANTTMTLDLKKDGTAVIDFSKEMKNYAKEEERQIIESIAWTLTQFTEIKQVQFQINGEKLAKMPVAGTPLGEGVSRANGINFDDEQVADVTNTKPVTLYFMAQNNNKQQYYVPVTRRVAEGKENDYAAIIDELVKGPIHQSLLNDFNPGVKLITNPKLQDGNLTLNFNENIFVNPDKNMISNYVLKSLVLSLTEKKGVKNVSIEVNGKANLIDEKGGKLIKPVDRPENVNTGSF; encoded by the coding sequence ATGCCTAAATCCACTTTTAAATGGGTTGTTGGTGCTACTGTGAGCGCTGTTTTACTAACAGGGTGTGGCTTTATAAATCAGGAGAAAGCAACTGAACAAATTGATCCGCCAAAACAAGTTACGTATACAGAGGGTGGGAAGAAAGAAGTAGCTAAAAAAGATAAGCAAGGGCAAATGGTAAATAGAGAACTATACCTTGTTGATAAAAATGGTTATGTTGTACCACAAACGTTAGCTATACCTACTCCGAAAGCAAATGAGACTGTGAAGCAAACGTTAGAATACCTTGTGAAAGATGGACCGGTAACGAATTTATTACCGAATGGGTTTCGTGCAGTCATTCCGGCGAATACAACGATGACTTTAGATTTGAAAAAGGACGGGACGGCAGTTATTGATTTCTCTAAAGAAATGAAAAACTATGCGAAAGAAGAAGAGCGTCAAATCATTGAATCTATAGCGTGGACGTTGACGCAATTTACAGAGATAAAACAAGTGCAGTTCCAAATAAATGGTGAGAAATTGGCGAAGATGCCGGTTGCTGGTACACCGCTTGGTGAAGGAGTGAGCCGTGCAAATGGTATTAACTTCGATGATGAACAAGTAGCAGATGTAACAAATACAAAACCAGTCACACTGTATTTTATGGCGCAAAATAATAATAAACAGCAATATTACGTACCAGTAACGCGCCGCGTTGCTGAAGGAAAAGAAAATGATTATGCAGCAATTATAGATGAGCTTGTAAAAGGTCCGATTCATCAATCGCTCCTGAATGATTTTAATCCAGGCGTTAAGCTTATTACGAATCCGAAATTACAAGACGGAAATCTTACATTAAACTTTAATGAAAATATATTTGTAAACCCAGATAAAAATATGATTTCAAATTACGTATTGAAGTCGTTAGTTTTATCTTTAACAGAAAAGAAAGGTGTGAAAAATGTTTCTATTGAAGTGAATGGAAAAGCAAATCTTATAGATGAAAAGGGCGGAAAGTTAATAAAACCTGTAGATCGTCCAGAAAACGTGAATACAGGTAGTTTTTAA
- a CDS encoding metallophosphoesterase, whose amino-acid sequence MKALIVSDSHSSVKELQQLKEKYEGKVDIMIHCGDSELTPAHEEMQGFRVVKGNCDYANFQDEIVTDVNGIRFLVVHGHRHNVKMTLQTLAYHAEEVGAQVACFGHSHVLGAELIDGVLFINPGSILLPRQRVEKTFAVLEMDENQMEVRFETLDGQLVEQAVFKRG is encoded by the coding sequence ATGAAAGCTTTAATCGTAAGCGATAGTCATAGCTCTGTGAAGGAATTACAGCAGTTGAAAGAGAAATATGAAGGGAAAGTAGATATCATGATTCATTGCGGTGATTCAGAGCTAACGCCTGCTCATGAAGAAATGCAAGGTTTCCGTGTTGTAAAAGGAAACTGTGATTATGCTAACTTTCAAGATGAAATTGTAACTGATGTAAATGGAATTCGCTTCTTAGTTGTGCATGGACATCGCCATAATGTGAAAATGACATTACAAACGCTAGCGTACCATGCGGAAGAAGTAGGAGCGCAAGTTGCATGCTTCGGACATTCTCACGTATTAGGTGCGGAATTAATCGACGGCGTTTTATTTATTAATCCAGGCAGTATTTTATTACCACGTCAGCGTGTAGAAAAGACATTTGCTGTATTAGAAATGGATGAAAATCAAATGGAAGTTCGTTTTGAAACATTAGACGGACAACTAGTTGAACAAGCAGTTTTTAAAAGAGGATAA
- the racE gene encoding glutamate racemase, which produces MKLNRAIGVIDSGVGGLTVAKELIRQLPKERIIYLGDTARCPYGPRSREEVRQFTWEMTEHLLDLNIKMLVIACNTATAVVLEEMQKQLPIPVVGVIHPGSRTALKVTNTYHVGIIGTIGTVKSGAYEEALKSINNRVMVESLACPPFVELVESGNFESEMAYEVVRETLQPLKSTDIDTLILGCTHYPILGPVIKKVMGDKVQLISSGDETAREVSTILYHSKMLNEGEEQSDHLFLTTGKIGLFKEIASKWFGQPIENVKHIHLEKE; this is translated from the coding sequence ATGAAGTTGAATAGAGCAATCGGTGTTATCGATTCAGGAGTTGGCGGTTTAACAGTAGCGAAGGAATTAATTCGTCAGTTGCCGAAAGAACGTATCATATATTTAGGAGATACAGCACGTTGTCCTTATGGTCCGCGTTCTCGAGAAGAAGTGCGTCAATTTACGTGGGAAATGACGGAGCATTTACTAGATTTAAATATCAAAATGTTAGTTATTGCGTGTAATACAGCAACTGCGGTTGTATTAGAAGAGATGCAAAAACAATTACCAATTCCAGTAGTGGGAGTTATTCACCCAGGATCACGTACAGCTTTAAAAGTGACAAACACGTATCATGTTGGGATTATTGGAACGATTGGAACTGTGAAAAGTGGTGCATACGAAGAGGCGTTAAAGTCTATTAATAACCGTGTTATGGTAGAAAGTTTAGCTTGTCCACCTTTCGTTGAACTTGTAGAGAGTGGGAATTTCGAAAGTGAAATGGCGTATGAAGTTGTAAGAGAAACGCTGCAACCACTGAAAAGTACCGATATTGATACACTTATATTAGGGTGTACACACTATCCAATTTTAGGACCTGTTATTAAAAAAGTAATGGGAGATAAAGTACAACTAATTAGTTCTGGTGATGAAACAGCACGTGAAGTAAGTACAATCTTATATCATAGTAAAATGTTGAATGAAGGAGAAGAACAAAGCGATCATCTCTTCTTAACAACAGGAAAAATAGGCTTGTTTAAAGAAATTGCATCAAAATGGTTCGGTCAACCGATTGAAAATGTGAAGCATATTCATTTAGAAAAAGAATAA
- a CDS encoding TetR/AcrR family transcriptional regulator, with amino-acid sequence MRKVACANTYINKIKPVIRKTSFSQLKIDEIAKYMDISKATLYKRFSSKDEIIEAVVEDFMNYLLEGDVDNQDESMSFAERFQKTFIHSLKCVTYISDVFLQDLKEAYPHLSDQLVAAQQNRNHNLQMFFEAGMEQGYFNKMNAQLFMVQDDVMLRRIIDHSFCIQYDITLKKAILDFYQLKKYQLFKPEYIEAIDDSEIEKEVIAILQMIS; translated from the coding sequence ATGAGAAAAGTCGCATGTGCAAATACTTATATTAATAAAATAAAGCCCGTTATTAGAAAGACGAGTTTTAGCCAATTGAAAATAGATGAAATTGCGAAATATATGGATATTAGTAAAGCTACTTTATATAAACGTTTTTCTTCGAAAGATGAAATTATTGAGGCGGTAGTAGAGGATTTCATGAATTATCTACTCGAAGGTGATGTGGATAATCAAGATGAAAGCATGTCTTTTGCAGAACGTTTCCAAAAGACGTTTATCCACTCTTTAAAATGTGTGACATATATTTCGGATGTTTTTTTGCAAGATTTGAAAGAAGCATATCCGCATTTGTCAGATCAATTAGTCGCTGCACAACAAAATCGTAATCATAATTTGCAAATGTTTTTTGAAGCGGGTATGGAACAAGGTTATTTTAATAAAATGAATGCACAATTATTTATGGTACAAGATGATGTGATGTTACGACGTATTATAGATCATTCTTTTTGTATTCAGTACGATATTACTTTAAAGAAAGCGATACTTGATTTTTATCAATTAAAGAAGTATCAACTTTTTAAACCAGAGTATATAGAAGCAATTGATGATTCTGAAATTGAAAAAGAAGTTATTGCTATTTTGCAAATGATTTCGTAA
- a CDS encoding MFS transporter translates to MGKDISNHSKWFVFTLCFIVLLGPMNAVLFNVALEDIANDLSISQSKVSWVVVGYSLVVGIGSMIYGKLADRYSVKRLLIISIIIFVAGSIVGFVNQSYEIIIFARLVQASGGAAFIALSMIAVAKLVAPAKKPGALAMISSSIALAVGIGPLVGGAITNTLGWPYLFLFMVISMVGIFLLVKFMPEEVQHTDEVFHFDFIGAFLLFVLITTVLLGVNINSWLFVLSVAFLFLFKAHMKRAESPFIDIELFTNKPLLRLIAVGFIINVALCASLLLLPLLLGRGHGLSPFVIGIVLFVASLFGIVSSFITGKIIPAFGNVRMMYVASVVMIIGFLILGIIPDGNLLFILFAVILTFMSYSAIQVSLNTFIPKTLNPAKVGVGLGLYNLINFFGMAFGPAVASKIMESTNSYRLNFILIVILISVHFVLLMGMSSFQKKMEQ, encoded by the coding sequence ATGGGGAAAGATATAAGTAACCATTCGAAATGGTTTGTTTTTACATTATGTTTTATTGTTTTGTTAGGACCGATGAACGCTGTGTTATTTAATGTAGCGCTAGAGGATATTGCTAATGATTTATCAATTAGTCAATCGAAAGTAAGTTGGGTTGTAGTAGGGTATTCTTTAGTCGTCGGTATTGGTTCGATGATATATGGAAAACTGGCTGATCGTTACAGTGTAAAAAGGCTATTAATTATTTCTATTATCATATTTGTAGCTGGTTCTATTGTTGGGTTTGTGAATCAATCTTATGAGATTATCATTTTCGCAAGGCTAGTGCAGGCGAGCGGAGGAGCAGCGTTTATTGCGCTTAGTATGATTGCGGTGGCTAAATTAGTTGCTCCAGCTAAAAAACCGGGTGCGTTAGCAATGATTAGTTCTTCTATTGCATTAGCGGTTGGTATTGGACCTTTAGTTGGTGGGGCAATTACAAATACGTTAGGGTGGCCGTATTTATTTTTATTTATGGTTATTTCAATGGTTGGTATTTTCTTGCTCGTAAAATTTATGCCAGAAGAGGTGCAACATACCGATGAAGTGTTCCACTTTGATTTCATTGGAGCATTTTTATTATTTGTATTGATTACGACCGTTTTATTAGGAGTGAATATTAATAGTTGGCTTTTTGTGTTATCTGTTGCTTTCCTATTTTTATTCAAGGCTCATATGAAGAGAGCAGAGTCACCGTTTATTGATATTGAGTTGTTTACAAATAAACCATTACTGCGTTTAATAGCGGTCGGATTTATCATTAATGTGGCGTTATGTGCTAGTTTATTATTATTACCATTACTGTTAGGAAGAGGGCACGGGTTGTCTCCGTTCGTTATTGGAATTGTATTGTTTGTTGCATCTCTCTTTGGTATTGTATCTAGTTTTATTACCGGAAAGATTATTCCTGCGTTTGGGAATGTGAGGATGATGTATGTAGCGTCTGTAGTTATGATCATTGGCTTTTTAATTTTAGGGATTATTCCAGACGGGAACTTACTCTTTATTTTATTTGCGGTTATTTTAACATTTATGAGTTATTCGGCAATTCAAGTATCATTAAACACATTTATTCCGAAAACATTAAATCCAGCTAAAGTTGGAGTCGGCCTTGGTTTATATAATTTAATTAACTTTTTCGGTATGGCATTCGGGCCAGCTGTAGCGAGCAAAATTATGGAATCTACAAATAGTTATCGATTGAATTTTATTTTGATCGTCATTTTAATTTCTGTTCATTTCGTCTTATTAATGGGAATGTCTTCTTTTCAAAAAAAGATGGAGCAATGA
- a CDS encoding PH domain-containing protein, which translates to MFKKVAADVLGLSDVGSVITPKDYDKVDADDYVMHEDGEKIYFLIKSKSDEYCFTNKGLLHLDGTSATSKKRTLRRYSYSKYQIKNVALETAGTIDLDIEIKFQMGDEHYSIDVHKKHIEELKDLYKALLKIEEISYDNDITLQYAHKSLDMASNAFSRISNAQVNLAEQFKEMNEIAFNWLVDTKKQYNVKDYGFVFEKFINN; encoded by the coding sequence ATGTTCAAAAAAGTAGCTGCTGATGTTTTAGGGTTAAGCGATGTAGGTTCTGTCATTACACCGAAAGATTACGATAAAGTTGATGCTGATGATTACGTGATGCACGAAGATGGAGAGAAAATTTATTTTCTAATTAAATCCAAATCAGATGAATATTGCTTCACAAACAAAGGATTACTCCACCTAGATGGTACAAGCGCAACAAGTAAAAAACGCACACTGCGCCGCTATAGCTATAGTAAATATCAAATTAAAAACGTAGCACTTGAAACTGCAGGAACGATTGATTTAGATATAGAAATTAAGTTTCAAATGGGAGATGAGCATTACTCAATTGATGTTCATAAAAAACATATTGAAGAATTAAAAGATTTATATAAGGCTTTACTTAAAATTGAAGAAATTTCATACGACAACGACATTACATTACAATATGCACATAAAAGTTTAGATATGGCATCTAATGCTTTCAGCCGTATTTCAAACGCACAAGTAAACTTAGCAGAGCAATTTAAAGAGATGAACGAGATTGCCTTTAACTGGCTTGTTGATACGAAGAAACAATACAATGTGAAAGATTATGGTTTTGTATTTGAGAAGTTTATTAATAACTAA